Proteins encoded in a region of the Rhodococcus sp. SBT000017 genome:
- a CDS encoding YcaO-like family protein yields the protein MSEVSFSADDLVDPFTGLIRALHPVERLDGMPERYVGLTAEIADTRALGQWPCDLVSLGTTFADPAGARIAAIGEAVERYCGNYVPNTLRYATPAELRAEGVRHWGKQTFEFFAPWQLNSEGFPFERFTENSRVAWVDGVSDDGALVAIPASYVYLNWRGGSRRKDPRIHHLNYAGIATGQGLDDAATRGLLELVERDSLSLWWHLNLPARGIDPASVPGLAADLGDSRLRCHLLELPSYFGVPVVAAVVHDLELGIVAGGFSAKLDPVDTARKAVLEAIHSWVFTRGLVEADGWVFGSMRAGVLSPGLYLDHRADRSYLDAAGARSEHIRDLGAQAQVWLDPRTQAAYLPRFTNPAETISIDELPHGAADGMRSALAVAGHEVVVCDITTSDVASTPLRVARVCASGLIPNAPAAFPYFGLPRWRDIARQHAPDCDPTDPNTLLLAPPPSL from the coding sequence ATGAGCGAGGTCTCCTTCAGCGCAGACGATCTGGTCGACCCCTTCACCGGATTGATCCGTGCGCTGCATCCGGTCGAGAGGCTCGACGGGATGCCGGAACGGTACGTCGGACTGACGGCGGAGATCGCCGATACCCGTGCGCTCGGACAGTGGCCGTGCGACCTGGTGTCGCTCGGTACCACCTTCGCGGATCCCGCAGGGGCCAGGATTGCGGCGATCGGCGAGGCAGTGGAACGGTACTGCGGAAACTACGTACCGAACACGCTGCGCTACGCAACGCCCGCAGAACTGCGCGCCGAGGGTGTCCGCCATTGGGGGAAACAGACATTCGAGTTCTTCGCGCCCTGGCAGCTGAACTCGGAAGGCTTCCCTTTCGAACGTTTCACCGAGAACTCGCGAGTCGCCTGGGTCGACGGGGTATCGGACGACGGGGCTCTTGTCGCGATTCCGGCCTCGTACGTGTACCTCAACTGGCGCGGCGGATCTCGCAGGAAGGACCCGCGGATTCATCATCTGAACTACGCAGGCATCGCCACCGGACAGGGGCTCGACGACGCGGCCACACGTGGACTGCTCGAGCTCGTGGAGCGAGATTCGCTGTCGCTGTGGTGGCACTTGAACCTGCCTGCGCGGGGGATAGATCCGGCATCGGTGCCCGGACTCGCGGCAGACCTCGGCGACTCACGACTGCGGTGTCATCTCCTCGAGCTGCCGTCGTACTTCGGAGTTCCGGTGGTAGCGGCCGTTGTTCACGATCTCGAACTCGGGATCGTCGCAGGCGGCTTCTCGGCGAAGCTGGACCCGGTCGACACGGCACGCAAGGCCGTTCTCGAAGCGATCCACAGTTGGGTCTTCACCCGAGGACTGGTCGAAGCAGACGGCTGGGTGTTCGGATCGATGCGCGCCGGGGTGCTGTCGCCGGGTCTCTACCTGGACCACCGCGCCGATCGCAGCTACCTCGATGCCGCCGGAGCGCGCAGTGAACACATCCGCGACCTGGGTGCACAAGCCCAGGTGTGGCTCGATCCCCGTACTCAGGCCGCATATCTTCCCCGCTTCACGAATCCGGCGGAGACGATATCGATCGACGAGCTTCCCCACGGTGCCGCCGACGGTATGCGGAGCGCGCTCGCTGTAGCGGGCCACGAGGTGGTCGTCTGCGACATCACCACCTCGGACGTGGCGTCGACGCCACTGCGGGTGGCCCGGGTCTGTGCCTCCGGCTTGATTCCCAACGCCCCGGCCGCATTTCCCTACTTCGGGCTACCTCGGTGGCGCGACATCGCTCGACAGCACGCACCCGATTGCGACCCGACCGATCCGA